AACAGGAcccattttataaaatgtgagtTGGCGTTCCTCATTGACAGTGAGGACGAACCCTACATATCTTGACATCTGTATCCATTAGTTTTATAGTGTTTTCAGTTAAGGACAAAAATAGTTGTTCTGTATCCTGAAGAACCCAAGTAAAATGTTCATGCATgtcaaaaaaactttaaattctTGTAgacactgtattttttttcttaaaaaatatcttCCTGTATGCCCCTTACAGAGGACGCTGCGGCCACCGGCAGAAATGATGCCCAGCAACCCGGCAGAATTTGCAGCCAAATTAACAATCGCTTTGGAAAGGGTGAAGAAACAAAGAGAGGCTGAAGAAAGATTGGAAGAGAGGTTACAGAGATTGAAAGAGGTAAGCATTCCGAAACCACGCAAATCACGTTACAGGGAAACGCCCGCGTTTATTACaagtattaaaatgttacaagttatcaaaaataacatttttacaatagTTCTAGTTTTTTTGATACTATATATTAAACAGTTCTGTATTTGTCAGGTGTAAGTGTTCCAGCTGTGTTGTTTTTGATCAGTCTACTAAACATCGTCACTCcttataacattataatgttttaatttattgttctcttgggtgtttttttaaaggaggaggaaaaggttGAATATGACATCCCTTCATCCGGCCAGGAGCCTTTTGCTACTTCAGCGGAGGATGACCCTCAGTCCATTCTCGATGACCATGTGTCTAGGGTTTTGAAGACACCAGCAAACTTGTCACCAAGAGCACAGTCCCCTTTTACACAAAGAAAAGCCAAAGGTCAATCGGCATTTGCCAAGTGCCAGAGTTCCACTTCCTCTCACATACGCCCAAAAGTTTCTCAGGGAATGGAATCGGTTGTCCCAGCATCTGTAGAACACAAGAGCGCAAACAGGTATGTGAACCCCATGgggtttaacttttttttgttaattcttGTACAGTGTTTGAAAACAGTAATTTATAGTCTTCAATTGTTCAtcctttataaaatattatgcttttttttccagttcgcAAGGCACAAGGAGTTACAGGAAAACAGAAGGTTGTGCGCAGTCTTATCGAGTAGAGGAAGGGTCCTCTTCTGTTCCACTCACCACTCCTCTGTCACCAGAACAGGAGGTAGAGCGGACCCACAGTGTCCTGCAATGGGTGCTTGAAAGTGCCAAGTTGATGAAGAAGCATCACCGTGATGGCAGTACAACGTGAGTTTTATATAAACTATTTGCCTTTGACAATGCTTGccaatatatacttttatgtgtATGTTGTCAGAAACAAAGATAACCTAGGTAGTACCGATAATAAATAAGTAACATTTAATTAACCTTTATTTACACAGAATTTGTTGGCCATCTATTGAATATGTGTGCATTACAGTTATGGGGTTGTTGGTACATATCGTGTCTTTTACTTGGAATGTGTTTATAATGttggggtttttgttttgttttttaagggtAAATCACTGTCCAGAGATGAAGAAGTCCACTCACCGAACAGCATCTCAGCCAGCACACCTGTTCCTGCAGGATACATCCATGCCCCCACTAACAGCCCCCAACACCCTAGATCAATTGGAAGAGGCACGAAGACGGCTTGTGGAAGAAAAGAGACTGCCGAAAGTTCATAAAGCCAGGTATTTTACTTTGGTTTTTGTAGTGGTTCACCTTGTTTTAGTACACTTTGTCAAATTGAATATGAATtgttgaaaaaaattaatagcTACATGGGTCTAATCTTGCTTATATTGGTTAAAAGGACCGACTTAAATTGTCATCCTCTTTTAGTTTACGGTTTTATAGGACGTAAAGTAACTTTGGGTACCTCCTATTCCAACGCCCTGCGGATGGAACACAGCTTTAAATTTcggtgcattttttaaaatttattttaaagtgttCCTTTTATTGGATTTCATCTCTTTACAACACATTGCACAACCTTCAGAAAACTTTCATTTTCTCCAAATGCTaacgtttattattatttttactttttaggtGTGCCCCATCTtcaacattaaaagaaaaaggcaaaACCACGGAAAGTGTTCCATCATCTGGATTCTCCACTCTTAAGCTTTCAGAAGAGTAAGTATCATGACTTCAATATCTTTGAATtgtatccatatttttttatatatttatagtcaaCTTTTTCTTGATTCAGATTAAACAGAAGCTAGTTTGCTGTTAGTCTCTTTTTTAAGAGTGTCCCATAAGGGTCCCATCAAAGTTGTGGATTAAAATGCTGAAGGTTCCGACACATACTATGCCAATGAAGCATTTCTTGCtcatttgatatattttttctatggcTAATGTAAACGTCGCTCGTTTCTTCTTTCGCTTACAGGCATAAGGCTGCCAAGAAACTCAACAGTGATGGTCAAGGACAAGGAGGTTTAGCGATCGTCTATTATTTCTGCGGCGAAAGGATTCCTTACATGATTCGAACAAAAGAGCCTAGCTTGACTCTGCAAGAGTTCAAAGAGCTGTTGAGTAAGAAAGGAAGTTACAAGTAAgtaaaaaaaggagaatcaATTATTTTACAAACTTCAAATGCCAGAGAACCGTAATGCAACGACTTTTAATGAAACCGCAGTAGTTAAGTTTCAAACTCTGCTGTAGAACCATATCAGTCATCTAATCGCATTTATTCCAATATAGGCCCGACAGACATTCATTCACATTCATTTCCTTTCAATTAATATTTCTTCTTCTCCATTTCTAGATATTACTTCAAAAAGGAGAGCCATGAATTTGAATGCAATGCTGTGTTCCAGGAAGTTTCCGAGGAGGATGCTGTACTTCCTCTATATGAAGAAAAGATTATCTGCAAGGTGGAAAGAGCATGTTGAAAGTACAATGgatttcttgttttctgcaagCGAAATTGTGATTTATCGCTGCTATTTGCATAGAGACTCAGAGAGCGATATCCATTGGTTCAGAGCTATTCTCTGAATTAAAACAGATGGGTAGAAAAAGATGGCGGTGGGAGATCTTCTAAAGGCGGAAGCGTGTTCTTTCACGGCGTCGATCAAGGAATTTGAAAGAGGCAATCTATGGATGGCATGTTGGAAGATCAGTAAAGTGGAAAGAATAAAAACTCTAAGGTGTTCATGAGTGAAGGATGTAAAATAGTCAAGTTGGTACAACTCCGGAATCCAATAACAGAAGATCAGGAGTCATGTCTGATGCAAAAAGGTTATTCTGGTCATTACGTATACCGGTACATTAAATGTACTCTGTTTTGTGCGGATGAATATTTtgattctggaaaaaaacttgacaaggaaaaaaacaacttcaaCAGAGTTGAACACAAAATCACCACTATTTATACCACGAATAATAAGCTGCAAACAATCAATGGACATTCTAATGCCCACCTGCAACCTCATGGATGTTCTTGAAGTAACCTCATCTCTTTAGAGTTTGTTGGTCTTTGATTTTTTGCATATAAAAGACCTTCATACGCATCCATAAGACTTGAGCAGAAACATGGATGCTatttaataaatagaaatgttaCATCATGCTATTAATTTTTTGAATTTTAGACATGGGGgactttaaaaagttttttggctCCATGATGTCCCCATGTTGAACTCGCTTAACCCATGGTTACAAGCTATGCAAGAAATTAACGTGTGCTGCTATTCAGAGCTTGCTGTTGGCAAGAATTCACAGCCATAATTCTCAAACTATTGCTGTGTGACGTTATCAGgacattgtaattattttttacttaatatcATTTCTAACCTGGtacttctgatatatatattctaatatattcTGGAACATAGTTACCTACCAAATATTTTACTTGGTAAATCAGAGGATcacaataatttttatttttttggaattttttttttgtacctttttttttttttgtaccttttttttttttattattttatttttaattttttatttttttttttagttctgttTTAAGAACTGGTGggcttttttgttaaattacaaaaaaataacaatgtttttttttgaaaatcgGACTCTTAAAACCATTTCCCAGAGGTATCGCAAAAGTGTCTTCCCGATTGGTCGCTATATATCTAAACCGAAGCCATACTGCCACCCTTCCTGAACTCTGTTTTAAGAGTGTATGTTTTTCCTTTGTTCTAAAGGGTTCACTTGCCTtttgtatataatgtaaaaacatttaatgtctGTTATTTAAGCAATAATGACTGGGCATTGTTTGGTTTTGTCATCTTATGTATCTAGAggattttgtaaagaaaagttGTTACCACACCAGCCTGTATCCTTGGCTAGTAGGTACTGAGTGTTTTTATGCACTTTAGCTTAAAAGCGGCGTGGTGTGCAAAGTTCTTGAATTGACTTACTCAAGACACTGGGACTTCTGAGATTGTGATGAAAGTAGTGAAGGAAGCTAACAGACATTATCTAGCTTTCAAAAGTATCGTTGCAGGTTGTAGCATGTATTTTGCACAACACCTGGAACACCTGGTTTAGAGTAATTCATTTCTAAAGTTTTGGGAAGACTCGGTGTAGAGCAAGCAGCGTTCCCTTTTGAATTGCTATTTCTTAGCAAATTTTGAACCAATCATTTTGTTTCGGTTTTCCAGGATAGTTTGTGTCGGTAAAGCAAAATTGCTCTACTGCACTATAAACTATGAAATGCACCACTTAGTCTGTAGAGGGTACAAGATCAATGGTGCCAAGTTTATTCCCATAACCATATTAAGGTTCTAGGGTTATCCAAAGTGTTTTCCTTGTGTCTGGAGATTCACGTGGTCAGCATAAGGgatccaattatttttttatatatatatatatatatatatatatattttataacatgaTTGGTacaaaatttgcatttttgcaACATCTGCAACTCGCCTTAATTACTCTTTCAAACTCGTAcccagttaaaaaaataaataaataaaaaattttaaattaaataatcaaaCTTTTAGTTAGATGCCAGCAATGtgttatatgattttttttttcttttttctggaaTACAAAGTgtacattttctataaatataaaaatgctatttaatgattgatattaataaagtatttgtTATAATTTTGGTTTTGTGGTTGCCAAGATAATCTATACAAAAACTGCAACGCCTGTTTTAAAGGTGCTAATTATGAAATGGTGTTTATTGCTATAGGAAAAGAGATCTAGAATGATCTAGATATTTCCCCCTGCTTTTTGTACTGTCTTTCCTATGGCAATGAATAATAATGGTAGCCAATAATTCCACAGGTTTTATACagtaatgcatatttttatatataaatatatacacatgtataaatataattgttttatatatttcagagtgttaattaatatgtaaaaacattGAAGCATTTTTGCTATTCAAATttgtaaaaatacattgaaataaaattttatatttttttgttaactctTCTCTTATGggaatttctttttgtttcttttgttgtgAACACTATTAAACTGGCACCTGGGCcacatccacatttttttttgtaaaattatcTGTCACTCTCTTCGATTCCTGCAGTTTTATAGTtcagtaaattaaattaaccaaCGTTTCTACAGGATAAATTAAGCCATTtgtatgtattagaaacccaccttatgtgtataccaCCTACCTAGGGAACTTAAGGGGAGTGTGTTTTGCATTCCCAACTTTTATGATCCATCAACAGGGTATAACAACTTGGGTGCTACAGCGCCAACTTGTTTGAAGACACTTACGTaaccgttttaaccccttaatgacaaagcccgtacatgtacgggctcaaaatgcattgttttcaatgggtttagggaccgcccattgtccttaaggggttaaaaggtgaTCCATCTGGAGCAGTGTGGTTCATACAAATGAGTGAAAGTAGGCTGAGCGTGTAGCAGACTGAGATCTAGATGAGAATTAGAAATCACATATGAAATCCTTGAGAACTATACAGCAATTAAATCAATTATAGTGACTTGGTATACCTTTACCCCAGATACTCAACTCAAGCACTTACATTGTGTGCCGGGTGGTTCAGTAGATTTAAACCAGGGTTGTAAAACTTGTCCTCCATTGGCAGCATCCAGCTTGTCTTTTAAGTGTCTCTAATTATTATGAGTTGTGCGAGTATGTAGGAGCTTgggttgtgtttttgtgtgagtTGTGTTGAGTGCCTGTTAGGCTCAAAAAAAGGGTCTGGTGGGAGAAAAATCAGACAGAAGGCCCTCAATCACTGAGGTCCTCTACTTTTATTTGACCCTATTTGCCCCCAAGGATGGAGGGCAGCATGTTTGGTGCTATGGTGTTGTAAAGTTATATAATGTTTGTTAGTGTGGCTAtctgggtctttttttttttccacagaaaGAAGAGAAATAGAAGAGTTTTACTCACCAAAGTAACGCCAGGCAGCTGGACCAGCTACTGTTCTAGGGAGAGTGGCGATAGGAGAGACTGACAGGGATATTGACtgcaagattgtaagctcgcgagcagggccctctccacctaatgtatcggtttgttttagtctgtcaattcccgttttgtcataccccttgaatatatgtattgtattaagcgctgcgtaaattaatggcactctataaataaaatatgataatgaTAACACAGACATCCAAAATGGCGGCTGGAACAAGGAGGAAGGAGTGTTCACAGTCTTTGCGTCCTCCCATAAGATTGTCTAGGCATGGCTCCATTCAGGATGGCCCCAGTCTCCGGATCCGAACCTGTGCAGGCCAGGGCCCGAAAAAACATAATGGCTATGGACGTGTGAGCAGAGGCCTGGGTCTCGTTGCAGCCCCAAAGATGCAGCCAATAAGATGCTCCTTTTGTAGTCACATGTTGCAGTCAGTACCATATTGGCCctattataggctgcacccccccacactttaagtctttaaagtgtgggtgcggcctataatcggggtttagcacagGGATGCGCAATATGTACCGCCCGTctcctgggacatgcagttccgggtacTGGGCAGTTGTTTTTCCTTcagcagccggtggacatctgcgcgatgcagaccacccccgctgctgccggcacttcccccggggcttctatgaaagAGTGCCGGTGCTACAtcaccttccagtgctccaccatagaagcccttgAAGCACCGGAGGTTGTCTGAgtgcatcacgcagacgttcatTGTCTGGCAGAGAGGGGACTCTATC
This window of the Spea bombifrons isolate aSpeBom1 chromosome 12, aSpeBom1.2.pri, whole genome shotgun sequence genome carries:
- the LOC128470720 gene encoding axin-related protein-like → MSSAGVLTCMPDSGQIFRETSLRPPVPGQETKHFKTEKYTMEPQQPRYKEDVLREAEGCVSHDTRFSRWGRSLNGLLDDQDGATLFRMYLEGEGLVDLLSFWFACNGFRAMDLAEPKTLKTAKAIYRWYVQNSQAVSSRLKPATRAQVKDCVKNQQLNRTLFDQAQQEIQKAMEQEAFPSFLQSDICKEYSHVEDSPTPDSPRLGLPTLTEDEEFGVHHGPVNAGAVGKINRAFTRIPPRHQRFHTRKAEAAYQYFAPAASINDSEISSDALTEDSMSMTDGSVDGIPPYRSKKQREIHRSVSANGQVHLPFVPRTLRPPAEMMPSNPAEFAAKLTIALERVKKQREAEERLEERLQRLKEEEEKVEYDIPSSGQEPFATSAEDDPQSILDDHVSRVLKTPANLSPRAQSPFTQRKAKGQSAFAKCQSSTSSHIRPKVSQGMESVVPASVEHKSANSSQGTRSYRKTEGCAQSYRVEEGSSSVPLTTPLSPEQEVERTHSVLQWVLESAKLMKKHHRDGSTTVNHCPEMKKSTHRTASQPAHLFLQDTSMPPLTAPNTLDQLEEARRRLVEEKRLPKVHKARCAPSSTLKEKGKTTESVPSSGFSTLKLSEEHKAAKKLNSDGQGQGGLAIVYYFCGERIPYMIRTKEPSLTLQEFKELLSKKGSYKYYFKKESHEFECNAVFQEVSEEDAVLPLYEEKIICKVERAC